A single region of the Salvelinus fontinalis isolate EN_2023a unplaced genomic scaffold, ASM2944872v1 scaffold_0090, whole genome shotgun sequence genome encodes:
- the LOC129843032 gene encoding 4-hydroxy-2-oxoglutarate aldolase, mitochondrial-like — translation YCVCVAGCVGGVCALANVLGREVCELEQLCMSGRWEEASALQRRLIEPNTAVTRKYGVPALKQAMEWFGYHGGTCRSPLQPLSEAESQQLRLDFSTNGWL, via the exons tactgtgtgtgtgttgcaggttgTGTGGGCGGTGTGTGTGCGCTTGCCAACGTGCTGGGTCGTGAGGTGTGTGAGCTGGAGCAGCTGTGTATGTCGGGACGGTGGGAAGAAGCCAGTGCTCTGCAGCGGCGCCTCATAGAGCCCAACACTGCT GTGACCAGGAAGTATGGCGTTCCCGCTCTCAAGCAGGCGATGGAGTGGTTTGGTTACCACGGCGGCACCTGTCGCTCTCCTCTTCAACCGCTCTCAGAGGCCGAATCACAGCAGCTCAGACTGGACTTCTCCACCAACGGCTGGCTCTGA